A stretch of DNA from Blastocatellia bacterium:
CCGCTGCGCGGCCTCCGCTGCAACGCATGGTTGGGCTGCGCTCATTTGGAAACGCGCGTTCGTGGACCTTCGCTATAAGCATGGGTAACGGTAGATCACAGAAGGTGCGCCGAAGAACTCGACTGACTCGCCCGCAACGGCACCGAGCGACGACGCGACACGGATAGATGCCGTGTTCGCCGGACGGATGATACTAGTGATCTCGGTGCGTTCCAGCGTTTCACGGGCGTATCGCAGCGCCGCTGCCGCACCTTCGCGCGCGTAACCCTTCCCCCACGCCCACCGTCCGAGTGTATAGGCGATTTCGAATGCAGGAAACCCTTCGGGATTCAGGCACCCGATACGCCCGAGGAACTTGCCGGATAGGCGCTCCTCAACGGCCCAGAGGCCGTATCCCCGCAACACCCAGTGTCCGGCGAACATCGCGAGCTGCCGCCACGCTTCG
This window harbors:
- a CDS encoding GNAT family N-acetyltransferase; the protein is MHLPILQVPQLTTDRLLLRGFAPDDFEPYAEMMADPDVSRHLMDGRPLTRSEAWRQLAMFAGHWVLRGYGLWAVEERLSGKFLGRIGCLNPEGFPAFEIAYTLGRWAWGKGYAREGAAAALRYARETLERTEITSIIRPANTASIRVASSLGAVAGESVEFFGAPSVIYRYPCL